The genomic segment CCGATCGCCGGGCGTTGTCGACCGCGCCGGAGATCATGCCGACGATCGTCGACTGGCGCTGGTAATGCGTGCGTTCCCACTCTTCGTCGACTGCGCGGAATTTATGCCAGTCGGTGCTTTTGGCTGCGGTCCATGTTTCCGAATAGGTCGGCGTACCGTCCGCGAACGAGAGAATCCAGTCCTGGAGCAGATAGCGCTTCGGGTCCGGCTGGACATCGACGGTCATGTCCTCGTAATGGGTCGCCTTGCGCCCCTTGGGTTCGAAGTAGTTGTACTTGCGGCTATCCGAACCCGCAAACCGGGCTGCGCCGGCCGCGCCTGACTTCAGCGGTGCTGCTTCCTGTCGCGTTGTGCTCATGTTGCTTTCCTCTTTACGGTTATCGGACTTTCGATCTGGCGCGATGCGTTGGTGTGCATCAACGGACAGCCTGGGTAAATTTGTCAAAATAGAGACGCTCGGGCGCGACGCCGGCCATTTGCAGAACCGGTATCACCGCGTCGATCATCGGCGTTGGACCACATGTGTACGCATCGATCTCGCCGGCCAGCGCTTGCTCACGCAGTGCGCGGCCCAGCACTTCATGGATGAGGCCGGTCGCGCCGCTCCAGTCATCGCCCGGCTCGGCATTCGAAAGCGCCGGAATGAAGCGGAAATCAGGCAGCTTATCCTCCAATTCCGCAAAATCGTCGAGATAAAACAGATCGCGACGACTGCGGGCACCATAGAAAAAACGAATCGGCCGTTCTTCGCCGCTTTGCACATGGTCGTTGAGAATCGCCCACAGCGGAGACATTCCCGACCCTCCGCCTACCAGCACCATCGGCCCCGGCTGCTCTTCGCGCCGGAAACAAGTGCCGTATGGCCCTTTCGCCACCAGCCTGGCGCCAGGCTTCAGAGCGCCATCGAGTTGCGACGAGAACGCGCCGTTCGGATATTTCTTGATGACGAATTCGAGCTTCCTCTGACCGTTCGGCGTGCTCGCCATCGAAAACGACCGCGTGATGCCCGAACCCGGAATCGTCAGCTCCACATACTGCCCCGCCCAAAAGCTCAGCGGCCGGGACAACTCCACTTCCAGCAGCCTGATGTCATGTGTCAGCGCGCTGATCTTCGTCAGCGTTGCGTCGTATTCACTCACTGCCATCGAGCGGCGCATGAGGTCTTCGTCGTAGTTCAGCAATTCGACCGTCAAATCGCTGAAGGCGAGCGTCCGGCACAGCAAAATGTGATGGCTCTCGCGCTCGTAGTCAGGCAAGGCGAAGGTCGAATATTTTTTCATTTCGACATCGCCATCGATCAGCAATGACTTGCAACTGCTGCATTGCCCCTCTTTGCAGCCATGCATTACCGCAATACCCTGGCGAAAAGCGGCATCGAGCACGGTTTCGCCTTCCGCGACCGTCATTTCCACACCGACCGGTTCGAATCGCACGGTATGCAGCATCCGACCCTCTTTTGCATCCGGCATGCCGGCCTTCCTTTCT from the Verminephrobacter eiseniae EF01-2 genome contains:
- a CDS encoding NADH:ubiquinone reductase (Na(+)-transporting) subunit F, whose protein sequence is MPDAKEGRMLHTVRFEPVGVEMTVAEGETVLDAAFRQGIAVMHGCKEGQCSSCKSLLIDGDVEMKKYSTFALPDYERESHHILLCRTLAFSDLTVELLNYDEDLMRRSMAVSEYDATLTKISALTHDIRLLEVELSRPLSFWAGQYVELTIPGSGITRSFSMASTPNGQRKLEFVIKKYPNGAFSSQLDGALKPGARLVAKGPYGTCFRREEQPGPMVLVGGGSGMSPLWAILNDHVQSGEERPIRFFYGARSRRDLFYLDDFAELEDKLPDFRFIPALSNAEPGDDWSGATGLIHEVLGRALREQALAGEIDAYTCGPTPMIDAVIPVLQMAGVAPERLYFDKFTQAVR